In Alkaliphilus flagellatus, one DNA window encodes the following:
- a CDS encoding aspartate aminotransferase family protein, producing MVQEVMSKEKELISLDQALNLEQKDIEENYRQHINLHLTRLLKMLGFNKTFVRAKDMIVWDKNGEEYLDFLGAYGALNIGHNNDTVINALNSISHLPNLLQSGMHSLPSVLARNLAKITPGDLKYTFFCNSGAEAVEGALKLAKIATEKSRIIYCKGAFHGKSMGALSVTGRNKYKKYFGPMVPLAVEVPYGDINELKLVLEKYDDIAAFIVEPIQGEGGIIVPPIGYLRKAKDICSQYGVLLIADEIQTGFGRTGYWFACEAEGVVPDIMCMAKSLGGGIIPIGAYIANEDVWKRGYGTMDRCLLHTSTFGGNTWASAAGISTIEFIAENNLENEALEKGNYIIGKLLRLKDKYPLLKEVRGRGLMIGLEFDTMNIPLIDRVITNNTRELVDEYTGGIVASELINNYNIITAYTLNNPNVIRIEPPLTVTYEQLDKFASSLEEILMKNRSIGTIALNNTKNLIKSVFNGRR from the coding sequence ATGGTACAAGAAGTCATGAGTAAAGAAAAGGAGCTTATTTCTTTAGATCAAGCTTTAAATCTGGAACAGAAAGATATTGAAGAAAATTATCGACAACATATTAATTTGCATTTAACTAGACTTTTAAAAATGTTAGGTTTTAATAAAACTTTTGTAAGGGCAAAAGATATGATAGTTTGGGACAAAAATGGAGAAGAGTATTTAGATTTTCTTGGTGCCTACGGTGCTTTAAATATTGGTCATAACAACGATACAGTAATTAATGCTTTGAATAGTATAAGTCATCTACCCAATTTATTACAATCTGGAATGCATAGCTTACCAAGTGTTTTAGCACGAAATCTAGCTAAGATAACACCTGGAGATTTAAAGTATACTTTTTTCTGTAATAGTGGTGCAGAGGCTGTAGAAGGAGCATTAAAATTAGCTAAGATTGCAACTGAAAAATCTAGAATTATTTATTGTAAAGGGGCATTTCATGGTAAATCAATGGGAGCTTTATCTGTTACTGGAAGAAATAAATATAAAAAATACTTTGGTCCGATGGTTCCATTGGCAGTAGAGGTGCCTTATGGCGATATTAATGAACTTAAACTTGTATTAGAAAAATATGATGATATAGCAGCATTTATTGTTGAGCCTATACAAGGAGAGGGTGGAATTATTGTTCCACCAATTGGATACTTAAGAAAGGCAAAAGATATTTGCTCACAATATGGCGTGCTCTTAATTGCAGATGAAATACAAACGGGCTTTGGAAGAACAGGATATTGGTTTGCATGTGAGGCCGAAGGGGTGGTACCAGATATTATGTGTATGGCTAAGTCTTTAGGAGGAGGTATTATCCCAATAGGAGCCTATATTGCAAATGAGGATGTATGGAAAAGAGGATACGGAACTATGGATAGATGTTTGCTTCATACTTCCACATTTGGTGGCAATACATGGGCATCGGCAGCAGGTATTTCTACTATAGAATTTATTGCGGAGAATAACTTAGAAAACGAAGCTTTGGAAAAAGGAAATTATATAATTGGTAAGTTACTAAGATTAAAGGATAAGTATCCTTTACTAAAGGAAGTAAGAGGAAGAGGTCTAATGATTGGATTGGAGTTTGACACTATGAATATACCTCTAATAGATCGAGTAATTACTAACAATACAAGAGAATTAGTTGATGAATATACTGGAGGCATAGTAGCTAGCGAGTTAATTAATAATTATAATATTATCACTGCTTATACTTTGAATAATCCGAATGTAATTAGAATTGAACCACCTTTAACGGTTACATATGAGCAATTAGATAAGTTTGCTAGTTCATTAGAAGAAATATTGATGAAAAACAGAAGTATTGGAACCATAGCACTAAATAATACTAAAAATCTAATTAAATCTGTTTTTAATGGAAGGAGATAA
- a CDS encoding polysaccharide biosynthesis protein, producing the protein MNRFAFLIHPIEIDDIYRKYKYLKILPKMMVEKIVSNVSPSVTSKITDIKSESQEAEGWFIGIPLTSNMMVNMQYQYVLKKIIDSGRIAEKLGARILGLGAYTSVVGDAGVTVAKNLNIAVTTGNTYTVAAAFEATRKACNLLGKNLQESEVAIVGATGSIGKVCAELACREAKKVILVGRNIQRLIEIKLELNQKYGYRVEVECCTNVSNGIENADVVITVTSSVDDVIKAEYIKSGAVVCDVARPRDVSKLVQEKRKDVLVIEGGVIEVPKEVNFNFNFGFPEGLCYACMAETMILALEGKYENFSLGREMQIEKVDEINKLAKKHGFKVAGLRSFEKVIDEKHIESVIKNMKKAHSI; encoded by the coding sequence ATGAACAGATTCGCATTTTTAATCCATCCTATAGAAATAGATGATATTTATAGAAAATATAAATATCTAAAGATACTACCAAAAATGATGGTTGAAAAAATAGTTAGTAATGTATCGCCTTCAGTTACCTCAAAGATCACAGATATAAAAAGTGAATCTCAAGAAGCTGAAGGGTGGTTTATTGGTATACCATTAACTTCTAATATGATGGTGAATATGCAATATCAGTATGTCCTTAAAAAGATAATTGACTCAGGAAGAATAGCTGAAAAATTAGGTGCAAGAATACTAGGGTTAGGAGCATATACATCCGTTGTAGGAGATGCGGGAGTTACAGTTGCTAAAAACTTAAACATTGCTGTAACTACTGGGAATACTTATACAGTGGCCGCTGCTTTTGAAGCTACTAGGAAGGCATGTAATTTATTAGGGAAAAATTTACAAGAGAGTGAAGTTGCTATTGTAGGCGCTACAGGTTCTATAGGAAAGGTTTGTGCTGAACTAGCATGTAGAGAAGCGAAAAAGGTTATTTTAGTAGGTAGAAATATACAGAGACTTATTGAGATTAAGCTGGAACTTAATCAAAAGTATGGCTATAGGGTAGAAGTAGAGTGCTGCACTAATGTAAGTAATGGTATTGAGAATGCAGATGTAGTTATTACTGTAACCAGTAGTGTTGATGATGTTATTAAGGCAGAATATATTAAAAGTGGTGCTGTTGTTTGCGATGTAGCTAGACCAAGAGATGTTTCGAAGTTAGTACAAGAAAAGCGTAAAGATGTGCTAGTTATAGAAGGTGGAGTAATTGAAGTTCCTAAAGAAGTAAATTTTAATTTTAATTTTGGATTTCCTGAAGGACTATGTTATGCATGTATGGCTGAAACAATGATTTTAGCTTTAGAAGGTAAATATGAAAATTTTAGTTTAGGCAGAGAAATGCAAATTGAAAAGGTAGATGAAATAAATAAGTTAGCGAAAAAACATGGTTTTAAGGTTGCTGGGCTTAGAAGTTTTGAAAAAGTAATAGACGAAAAACATATCGAAAGTGTTATTAAGAACATGAAAAAAGCACATAGTATATAG
- the cdaA gene encoding diadenylate cyclase CdaA, which produces MEQVIELFRNISIRDVADMVIVAFVFYKLYMLIRETRAEQLIKGILVLLIATPLSGWLQLHVINWILKNTMTVGFIALLIVFQPELRRALEYIGRTKFLTKSIVDIEEEEIKNTVGELVDAVGSLSRQKIGALIVIERETGLSEVVETGTQIGGRISSGLLINIFIPNTPLHDGAVVIRKSQILAAGCLLPLTDNPNISKALGTRHRAAIGITERSDSMVVIVSEETGVISVAENGKLKRFLDTKKLSDILLQSYKAEENRQWQFLKMKWRHKDE; this is translated from the coding sequence GTGGAACAAGTTATAGAGTTATTTAGAAATATAAGTATAAGAGATGTAGCAGATATGGTTATAGTTGCCTTTGTTTTTTATAAACTGTATATGCTTATTCGAGAAACAAGAGCAGAACAGCTTATAAAAGGAATATTAGTATTATTAATTGCCACGCCATTAAGTGGATGGCTTCAACTACATGTAATTAATTGGATTTTAAAAAACACAATGACTGTAGGATTTATTGCTCTACTTATTGTATTTCAACCGGAATTAAGAAGAGCTCTTGAATATATAGGTAGGACAAAATTTTTAACAAAATCCATAGTTGATATAGAAGAGGAAGAAATAAAAAATACGGTAGGGGAATTGGTAGATGCTGTAGGATCCCTTTCGAGACAAAAAATTGGTGCTCTTATTGTTATTGAAAGAGAAACAGGGCTAAGTGAAGTGGTTGAAACTGGAACACAAATTGGTGGTAGAATTTCCAGTGGATTACTCATAAATATTTTTATTCCAAATACTCCTTTACATGATGGAGCTGTGGTTATTAGAAAGAGTCAAATATTAGCTGCAGGTTGTTTACTTCCCTTAACCGACAATCCGAATATCAGTAAAGCTTTAGGCACAAGACATAGGGCTGCTATAGGTATTACCGAAAGATCGGATTCCATGGTAGTTATTGTTTCAGAAGAAACTGGAGTTATTTCAGTTGCAGAAAACGGGAAGCTTAAAAGATTTCTTGATACTAAAAAATTGTCTGACATATTACTTCAAAGCTATAAGGCGGAAGAAAATCGTCAGTGGCAATTTTTAAAGATGAAATGGAGGCATAAGGATGAATAA
- a CDS encoding CdaR family protein, whose protein sequence is MNKTGIRNLAPKIISILFALVLWVYVMSVINPRVSRDLVNVPVKLVNLEELKAQGLVLVGSEDFRVRVRLTGRRDEVFKISPEQIQIKADLRGYKLGVNNVPLEISAPNNIGIDVSPRFIRVELEEITKKQRDVKVLITGSPKKNYVVGNLDYKPTAIWIEGPESYVNSVENVVAKLDVTGETKNLLLSLPLKPVNSRGEEVPGVEVKTAYVDVSLSIDLLKSVPIKPDLQVTTGDGHVISNVEINPKEVILKGQEEILKGITEITTDIVQVENLTTDQVIETKLKLPQGVTLQEEVPITVSISLQKVEEETYKIPKDKIIFNNLNEKLKVDKNNIPESVDVKVVALRSVLDSIKESDISIEVDLKELTANEYTIEPVVQLPFTIEKDVKELQLNPETINIKLVEKK, encoded by the coding sequence ATGAATAAAACAGGTATTAGAAATTTGGCACCTAAGATTATTTCTATTCTTTTTGCTCTTGTTTTATGGGTTTATGTAATGAGTGTAATTAATCCAAGGGTTAGTCGTGATTTAGTAAACGTACCGGTAAAACTTGTAAATTTAGAAGAACTTAAAGCACAAGGCCTTGTACTTGTTGGCAGTGAGGATTTTAGAGTGAGGGTAAGATTAACTGGACGGAGAGATGAGGTATTTAAAATATCTCCAGAGCAAATTCAAATAAAAGCAGATTTAAGGGGCTATAAGTTAGGAGTAAACAATGTTCCTTTAGAGATTTCTGCTCCAAATAATATAGGGATAGATGTGAGCCCAAGATTTATTCGTGTAGAATTAGAAGAGATTACAAAGAAACAAAGAGATGTAAAGGTTTTAATTACTGGTAGTCCTAAGAAAAACTATGTTGTAGGAAATCTAGACTATAAACCTACAGCAATATGGATTGAAGGGCCTGAAAGCTACGTTAATTCTGTGGAAAATGTAGTTGCAAAGTTAGATGTTACTGGAGAAACAAAAAATCTTTTATTAAGTTTACCATTAAAGCCGGTTAACAGTAGAGGAGAAGAAGTGCCAGGTGTGGAGGTTAAAACTGCCTATGTAGATGTATCTTTATCCATTGACTTATTAAAATCTGTACCGATTAAACCAGATTTGCAAGTTACTACAGGAGATGGACATGTAATTAGTAATGTAGAAATTAATCCAAAGGAAGTTATACTAAAGGGACAAGAAGAAATTCTTAAAGGAATTACTGAAATTACAACCGATATAGTTCAAGTTGAAAACTTGACTACCGATCAAGTAATAGAAACAAAACTAAAGCTACCTCAAGGAGTAACTTTGCAAGAGGAAGTACCTATTACTGTTAGTATATCTTTACAAAAAGTAGAGGAAGAGACCTATAAGATTCCTAAAGATAAAATAATATTTAATAATTTGAATGAAAAACTTAAAGTTGATAAAAATAATATTCCTGAAAGTGTAGATGTAAAAGTCGTAGCTTTAAGAAGTGTATTAGATAGTATTAAAGAAAGTGATATTAGTATAGAAGTGGACTTAAAGGAATTGACTGCAAATGAATATACAATTGAACCGGTGGTACAACTTCCTTTTACTATTGAAAAGGATGTGAAGGAACTGCAGTTAAACCCAGAAACTATTAATATAAAACTCGTTGAAAAAAAATAA
- a CDS encoding sigma-54 interaction domain-containing protein — protein MLKEIDVILNSTHDATIAVDMNGNITLFNKAAEKILGFNEKDVLGKHIEEILPSTRLPYILETGESELNRRQIVSDISIITSRMPVKDEQGNTIGAVAVFRDISEIMDLNDEIYKLKEMQSLLEGIFHSTQDAISVCDENGIGVLINPAYTQLIGLSEKDIIGKPATTDIVKGESVHMKVLRTKKPVKDVRLKVGPRNKEVVAGAAPIIVDGVLKGSVGVLHDLTEIKRLNSELMQAKQIIRNLEAKYTFDDIIGNDELMITAMQKAKQAALTPATVLLRGESGTGKELFAHAIHNLSYRKYNQFVRVNCAAISENLLESELFGYEEGAFTGALKGGKIGLFEQAHGGTIFLDEIGEIPLSTQVKLLRVLQEKEIVRVGGTNHINIDVRVITATNAPLERAIEEGRFREDLYYRLNVLPIHIPPLRKRKNDFYHLILHLIKKFNQEYGRSVEEIDIEALNKLKTYDWPGNVRELQNIIGRSMINMKYSETIIKEEHLPKLFYNDRLQFNKDSRISSRIKYENNEGLKEIMDRLEREVIISALKRNNGNRTVTARELQVSVRNLYYKIEKYAIEI, from the coding sequence ATGTTAAAGGAGATAGATGTTATTTTAAATAGCACCCACGATGCCACTATTGCTGTAGATATGAATGGTAACATTACATTATTTAATAAAGCAGCAGAGAAAATTCTAGGTTTTAATGAAAAAGATGTATTAGGTAAACATATAGAAGAAATCCTTCCAAGCACAAGACTTCCTTATATATTAGAAACAGGCGAATCAGAGCTTAATCGTAGACAAATTGTTTCAGATATATCAATAATTACTAGCAGAATGCCTGTAAAGGATGAACAAGGCAATACTATTGGAGCTGTGGCAGTATTTAGGGATATTAGTGAAATAATGGATTTAAATGATGAAATTTATAAGTTGAAAGAGATGCAAAGCTTATTAGAGGGAATTTTTCATTCTACTCAAGATGCCATTTCAGTTTGTGATGAGAATGGAATAGGAGTTTTAATTAATCCTGCCTACACTCAACTAATTGGACTTTCAGAAAAGGATATTATAGGAAAGCCTGCAACTACGGATATTGTCAAAGGTGAAAGTGTCCATATGAAGGTCCTTAGAACAAAAAAACCCGTAAAGGATGTTAGGTTAAAGGTAGGTCCACGTAACAAAGAAGTAGTGGCAGGTGCAGCTCCTATTATTGTAGACGGCGTGCTAAAAGGTAGTGTCGGTGTACTCCATGATCTAACTGAAATCAAAAGGTTGAATAGCGAGTTAATGCAGGCAAAACAAATTATACGCAACCTAGAAGCAAAGTATACATTTGATGATATTATTGGTAATGATGAACTTATGATTACTGCTATGCAAAAGGCAAAGCAGGCAGCATTAACGCCAGCTACAGTATTATTAAGAGGTGAGAGTGGAACTGGGAAAGAACTTTTTGCCCATGCAATTCATAATCTATCCTATAGAAAGTACAATCAGTTTGTTAGAGTAAACTGCGCAGCTATTAGTGAGAACCTATTGGAGAGTGAGCTTTTTGGTTATGAGGAGGGGGCATTTACTGGAGCTCTTAAGGGAGGAAAAATTGGACTTTTTGAACAGGCTCATGGTGGAACTATTTTCTTAGATGAAATTGGCGAAATTCCACTGAGTACTCAAGTTAAGCTATTACGAGTATTACAGGAGAAAGAAATAGTTAGGGTAGGTGGCACCAATCATATCAATATAGATGTCCGTGTAATTACCGCTACTAATGCTCCTTTAGAAAGGGCAATAGAGGAAGGTAGATTTAGAGAGGATCTTTATTATAGATTAAATGTATTACCAATTCATATTCCACCTCTAAGAAAACGGAAAAATGATTTTTATCACTTGATATTACATTTAATAAAAAAGTTTAATCAGGAGTATGGTAGAAGTGTAGAAGAAATAGATATAGAAGCTTTAAATAAGCTTAAAACTTATGATTGGCCAGGTAATGTAAGGGAGTTACAAAATATTATTGGACGATCTATGATAAATATGAAATATAGTGAAACTATAATCAAAGAAGAACATCTTCCAAAACTTTTTTATAATGATAGGTTACAATTTAATAAAGATAGTAGAATTAGTAGCCGTATAAAATATGAGAATAATGAAGGACTAAAGGAAATAATGGATCGTTTAGAAAGAGAAGTAATTATAAGTGCGTTAAAGAGGAATAATGGTAATCGTACTGTTACCGCTAGGGAATTACAAGTTTCAGTACGAAATTTATATTATAAAATTGAGAAATATGCTATAGAAATATAA
- the ptb gene encoding phosphate butyryltransferase: protein MIKNFQEVMEIAKQRGPKTISVACAQDADVLSAVNQAKQAGIADVILVGDKEKIEEIAAEKNIDLAQFEIIDIKDLTEASRKAVELVSTGKAHMVMKGLVDTSIILKAVLDAEIGLRTGNVLSHVAVFDVQGYDHLFLVTDAAMNIAPDLNTKKQIVQNAVEVAHALDIDQPKVAVICAKEKANPKMPDTMDAVALEEMNKNGEITGCIVGGPFALDNAVSVEAAKHKGIDHPVAGQADILLAPDIEAGNILYKSMVYFANAKNAGLIVGAKAPVVLTSRADSDEAKLYSIALGVLCAAKLF, encoded by the coding sequence ATGATTAAAAACTTTCAAGAAGTAATGGAAATAGCTAAACAAAGAGGACCTAAAACAATTTCTGTAGCCTGTGCCCAGGATGCTGATGTCTTATCAGCTGTTAATCAAGCTAAACAAGCAGGTATTGCTGATGTTATTTTAGTAGGAGATAAGGAAAAGATTGAAGAAATTGCAGCTGAAAAGAATATTGATTTAGCTCAATTTGAAATTATCGATATTAAAGATTTAACTGAAGCTTCTAGAAAGGCAGTTGAACTAGTTTCTACAGGAAAGGCTCACATGGTAATGAAGGGGCTAGTAGATACTTCTATTATTTTAAAGGCTGTATTAGATGCAGAAATTGGACTTAGAACAGGTAATGTGCTAAGTCACGTAGCTGTATTTGACGTACAAGGATATGATCATTTATTCCTAGTAACTGATGCAGCTATGAATATTGCTCCAGATTTAAATACTAAAAAACAAATTGTTCAAAATGCTGTAGAAGTTGCTCATGCATTAGATATAGACCAGCCAAAGGTTGCTGTAATTTGTGCAAAAGAAAAAGCAAATCCAAAGATGCCTGATACAATGGATGCAGTAGCTTTGGAAGAAATGAATAAAAATGGTGAAATTACAGGATGCATTGTAGGTGGACCATTTGCTTTAGATAATGCAGTTTCTGTTGAAGCTGCAAAGCATAAAGGGATAGACCACCCAGTAGCTGGACAAGCTGACATATTATTGGCACCAGATATTGAAGCTGGTAACATTTTATATAAATCTATGGTATACTTTGCTAATGCTAAAAATGCTGGACTTATTGTGGGAGCAAAAGCCCCAGTTGTTTTAACTTCTAGAGCTGATAGCGATGAGGCAAAATTATATTCAATTGCACTAGGCGTACTATGTGCAGCTAAATTATTCTAG
- the buk gene encoding butyrate kinase → MSEIYRILTINPGSTSTKIAIFDNEKNVFEEVLRHSSEEIGKYETIFDQYEFRKNVILETLNEKGINLTKLAAVVGRGGLLKPITGGTYSVDEAMLEDLKVGVLGEHASNLGGIIAHEIAGQLNIPSFIVDPVVVDELDDIARISGIPQLDRKSIFHALNQKAVARRAAKDMGKAYEDVNVIVAHLGGGVSVGAHEAGRVVDVNNALDGDGPFSPERSGGLPVGQLAKLCFSGEYSHNDIKKLIKGNGGLVAYLGTNDGREVVKMIEQGDKKAELVYKAMAYQVAKEVGACAAVLKGKVDAIILTGGIAYDKEFTAWIKENVEFISQVLIYPGEDEMIALAEGGLRVLRGEEQAKKYQ, encoded by the coding sequence ATGAGTGAAATTTATAGAATATTAACGATTAACCCAGGATCTACATCAACGAAAATTGCTATTTTTGATAATGAGAAGAATGTATTTGAAGAAGTATTAAGACATTCATCTGAAGAAATTGGAAAATATGAAACTATATTTGATCAATATGAATTTAGAAAAAATGTTATTCTTGAAACATTAAATGAAAAGGGAATTAACTTAACTAAGCTAGCTGCTGTAGTAGGTAGAGGTGGATTATTAAAGCCAATTACTGGAGGAACATATTCAGTAGATGAAGCAATGCTTGAAGATTTAAAAGTAGGAGTACTTGGAGAGCATGCTTCTAATCTTGGAGGAATAATCGCCCATGAAATAGCTGGACAATTAAATATTCCATCATTTATTGTTGACCCAGTTGTTGTTGATGAACTAGATGACATTGCTAGGATTTCTGGTATACCACAATTAGATAGAAAAAGTATTTTCCATGCACTAAATCAAAAAGCTGTTGCAAGAAGAGCAGCAAAAGATATGGGTAAAGCATACGAAGATGTAAATGTAATAGTTGCTCACCTTGGTGGTGGAGTTTCAGTAGGTGCTCATGAAGCTGGAAGAGTTGTAGATGTAAATAATGCTTTAGATGGAGACGGACCATTCTCACCAGAAAGATCAGGTGGTCTACCAGTAGGACAATTAGCTAAACTTTGTTTCTCAGGAGAATATAGCCACAACGATATTAAAAAGTTAATCAAAGGTAATGGTGGACTTGTTGCATATCTTGGAACAAACGATGGTAGAGAAGTTGTAAAGATGATCGAGCAAGGTGATAAAAAAGCTGAACTTGTTTACAAGGCAATGGCATATCAAGTGGCTAAGGAAGTTGGTGCTTGTGCAGCTGTCTTAAAAGGTAAGGTAGATGCTATAATTCTAACTGGTGGAATCGCATACGATAAAGAGTTTACAGCATGGATTAAAGAAAATGTTGAATTTATATCTCAAGTTTTAATTTACCCAGGAGAAGATGAAATGATAGCTTTAGCTGAGGGTGGATTAAGAGTATTACGTGGAGAAGAACAAGCAAAAAAATACCAATAA
- a CDS encoding nucleotide-binding protein, producing MLNDNRVRIIIGHYGSGKTEFSVNYAINLAEKGKKVALADLDVVNPYFRSREKFKLLQSYGIEVESSYVEGSGTDLPSISAGILGPMQNESYDFVMDVGGDSMGARTLGRYHEYLVEGKYDMFCVVNANRPETQTVEGVIHHIQSIERTSRAKVTGLINNTHLLRHTTVEDVLKGQELCRQVSKELNIPIKYVSAIESVAKDLPKDLEGQIMPIKMIMREDWM from the coding sequence ATGCTTAATGATAATAGAGTCCGTATAATAATAGGACATTATGGAAGTGGTAAAACTGAATTTTCCGTAAACTATGCTATTAATTTAGCAGAGAAAGGTAAAAAAGTGGCATTAGCTGACTTAGATGTTGTTAACCCATATTTTAGAAGTAGAGAAAAATTTAAACTTTTACAAAGCTATGGAATTGAAGTAGAATCAAGTTATGTAGAGGGGTCTGGAACTGACCTGCCTTCTATATCCGCTGGTATTTTAGGACCAATGCAAAATGAAAGCTATGATTTTGTAATGGATGTTGGTGGTGACTCAATGGGTGCAAGGACCTTAGGTAGATACCATGAATATTTAGTAGAAGGTAAATATGATATGTTTTGTGTAGTAAATGCTAATAGACCTGAAACACAAACAGTAGAAGGTGTGATCCATCATATCCAATCTATTGAAAGAACTTCAAGAGCTAAGGTAACAGGACTTATTAATAACACCCACCTGTTAAGACATACTACAGTGGAGGATGTTTTAAAGGGTCAAGAACTTTGTAGACAGGTTTCTAAGGAGTTAAATATACCTATTAAGTATGTGAGTGCTATCGAAAGTGTTGCAAAAGATCTACCAAAGGATTTGGAAGGCCAGATAATGCCTATTAAAATGATTATGCGTGAAGATTGGATGTAA
- a CDS encoding 4Fe-4S dicluster domain-containing protein, producing the protein MAKIKGKVTFDENRCKGCTLCTTVCPVKIIKMDTSRINIKGYHPATVEEMDKCIACASCATICPDVVITVEKED; encoded by the coding sequence ATGGCAAAGATAAAAGGTAAAGTTACATTCGATGAAAATCGATGCAAAGGGTGTACTCTATGTACAACTGTTTGTCCAGTTAAAATAATTAAGATGGATACAAGCAGAATTAATATTAAAGGATATCATCCAGCTACAGTGGAAGAAATGGATAAGTGTATTGCATGTGCAAGCTGCGCAACTATTTGTCCAGACGTTGTTATTACTGTAGAAAAAGAAGATTAA
- a CDS encoding 3-methyl-2-oxobutanoate dehydrogenase subunit VorB: MAKVLMKGNEALGAAAIKAGCKYFFGYPITPQSELPEFMSRELPKVGGAFVQAESEVAAINMIYGAAGTGTRVLTSSSSVGVALKQEGISYIAGAELPCVIINISRGGPGLGGIQPSQADYFMSTRGGGNGDYRHPVYAPATVQEAVDLTMEAFNVADYYRTPVIVLGDGMIGQMMEPVEFNEPKKRELPAKDWATTGTEGKRKPNIINSLFLDPQALEDHNWKLDRKYKEIEKNETMYEMYKMDDAEIVFVAYGTTSRIVKNSVEALRAEGIKAGLIRPITLWPYPTKAFDEIPASAKALISVEMSTGQMIDDVKIANEGRLPVHFYGRTGGMVPTPDAIIAKAKEVLGGVK, from the coding sequence ATGGCTAAAGTATTAATGAAGGGAAACGAAGCTCTTGGTGCTGCTGCTATTAAGGCAGGATGTAAATATTTCTTCGGTTACCCAATTACACCACAAAGTGAATTACCTGAATTTATGTCTAGAGAATTACCAAAAGTTGGCGGAGCGTTTGTTCAAGCTGAATCAGAAGTAGCTGCTATCAATATGATATATGGTGCTGCTGGTACAGGAACAAGAGTATTAACATCTTCATCTTCTGTAGGAGTTGCTCTAAAGCAAGAAGGAATAAGCTATATCGCTGGTGCTGAACTACCATGTGTTATTATAAATATTTCTAGAGGTGGTCCAGGACTAGGTGGTATTCAACCTTCTCAAGCGGATTACTTTATGTCTACAAGAGGTGGAGGAAACGGAGACTATAGACACCCAGTATATGCTCCAGCTACAGTTCAAGAAGCTGTTGATTTAACAATGGAAGCTTTCAACGTAGCTGATTATTATAGAACTCCAGTAATCGTACTAGGAGACGGTATGATTGGTCAAATGATGGAGCCTGTTGAGTTTAATGAGCCTAAGAAAAGAGAATTACCTGCAAAAGATTGGGCAACAACAGGAACAGAAGGTAAGAGAAAGCCAAATATCATTAACTCTTTATTCTTAGATCCACAAGCACTTGAAGACCATAACTGGAAATTAGATAGAAAATACAAAGAAATAGAAAAAAATGAAACAATGTATGAAATGTACAAAATGGACGATGCAGAAATTGTATTCGTAGCTTATGGTACAACTTCAAGAATTGTTAAAAACTCAGTTGAAGCATTAAGAGCAGAAGGAATTAAAGCAGGACTTATTAGACCAATTACTTTATGGCCATATCCTACAAAAGCATTCGATGAAATTCCAGCAAGTGCAAAAGCTTTAATATCTGTAGAAATGAGTACAGGTCAAATGATCGATGACGTAAAAATTGCAAACGAAGGAAGACTTCCAGTACACTTCTACGGAAGAACAGGTGGTATGGTTCCTACACCAGATGCAATCATCGCAAAAGCTAAGGAAGTCTTAGGGGGTGTAAAATAA